The following proteins come from a genomic window of Nocardiopsis sp. YSL2:
- a CDS encoding DUF3073 domain-containing protein, with amino-acid sequence MGRGRAKAKQQKVARKLKYSSGGTDLDRLRSELGVAEDEGSPSGPSGPDDSYGDPQDDLVDRYADLADKYSDSDK; translated from the coding sequence ATGGGGCGCGGCCGAGCCAAGGCCAAGCAGCAGAAGGTCGCCCGGAAGCTCAAGTACAGCTCCGGCGGGACCGACCTTGATCGGCTGCGGTCGGAGCTGGGTGTCGCTGAGGACGAGGGGTCTCCCTCCGGGCCGTCGGGTCCGGACGACTCCTATGGAGATCCTCAGGACGATCTGGTCGACCGTTACGCGGATCTAGCCGACAAGTACTCGGATTCCGACAAGTAG
- the bldC gene encoding developmental transcriptional regulator BldC yields MSTRTPEAEPLLTPAEVATMFRVDPKTVTRWAKAGKLTSIRTLGGHRRYRETEVRALLAGIPSQRTE; encoded by the coding sequence ATGTCAACTCGCACGCCCGAGGCGGAGCCCCTGTTGACCCCCGCCGAGGTTGCCACCATGTTCCGTGTGGACCCCAAGACCGTGACACGCTGGGCCAAGGCGGGCAAGCTGACCTCGATCCGCACCTTGGGCGGACACCGCCGCTACCGTGAGACTGAGGTCCGCGCCCTGCTTGCCGGAATCCCCAGCCAGCGTACGGAGTGA